Below is a window of Triticum urartu cultivar G1812 unplaced genomic scaffold, Tu2.1 TuUngrouped_contig_5347, whole genome shotgun sequence DNA.
GTTATGATTACGGATATTTAACTAGTGCATTATTTGTAAAAAAAGTGTCATCGTTGATCCTTAAAACAGATTGAGATGTACTCCTATTTCATGTGAGCACTCCAAAAAGTGGGCGGAAagaatactaacaaaataataGTTGTGTTACCAACATACTTATGTTATCATCATATACACTACTAATATGGTTGATTGATACACTAATGACAAGTGTTAGGTGTGAGTGGCCAGTGTTATGTCACACTCACACGCCTAGTCATTTTGCATGATCATTCATTCATGGTTGGACGTCGCAGCaaggcccccctctctctcactccGTGTATAAATATGGAAACACACACCCATTTACAGGCAGCAGCTACAACAGATCAACATGGATCAGCTCGTCGTGCTCCTCGCCCTTCTCTTGTGCTCGTcgtggctggttcttccttccCTCCGGTGAGCCCCTCTTAAAATTAGCTGACCAAAAGTCAgatcagtcgactgaagtgtagctaaactGACTAGGTTTACTTACCGTGATGGCGGCAGAGTAGTTGGAGATGAGGCTGCCATAGAATGTCACGACGTCACTATGCTGCTCTGCAGCCGATCTGTTGCTGGCCTGTTCCGTCCTCGTGCAGGGGGCAGCGTACCTGCCTTGACAACGGGATGTTGCCGCCCGCGTTCTTCGTACATGCATGAATATAGTTAACTTACCAACGTACCTACTATGCATATGCTTTTGGTATTGTGTATTGGGTAAGATACACAGAATAGACTTACGGTGGAGTCTAGGATGCCAGCTCCTGAGGACGCATAGTTCACACCAGCGGCGAGAGCGGTGAGCACAAGAAGGCGGGAGCTCGACTCCAGCAACAGATACGGTGGAGGGCTACTCTCGAAACCCATGCTCGTCACTGCGGCGTCGTACATATATGCAGCCAAATCACATGGACTATCTCAAAAGAATTCGTTGTGAGGTGGTATACTGTAGTAAGTATGGCCGACGTACCAACGAAATTGGCGGTGTTGTAGCCGTTGCTGAACCTTCCGGTAGGTTTGCCGGAGCCGGGCATGTCGATGCCGTGGTAGGGCATGTTAGCACGGGGTACGTTCTTCCCCGGTAAATAGTTGTTGTTGCAGTGCTCCTGGGAAAAGCCCGTGGCTTGGTGCTGCCTGGTGGCCATGGCCGTGTGGGCGGCGTGGTAGCCAGGGTGTGATGTTCGGTGGCGGTGAATATTGACCGGGGTGAAAACATTTCTGTCTTCGGATGGACCGGCGGCGGCGATGCTCGTTCCCTTGTTGAAGGCGTCGTCGCGGCTCTCACTGCCCGTCGTGTTGCTCCAGGGAAAACTCTGATCTTTGggtcgggcggtggcggcgcttcGGTGTCATAACCTTTCTGTAGGCACCGCCTTGGAGCCCACGGTTCGTCGTATGTAGTCTCTTCTCTTCGTGGTGGCGAGTTCACGATTGAGGCCTCCGGTTGCTCATGTAGTGTTAGGGGTGGTGTTGCTGCGCTCAATACCTATATATCCTGCCTTGGGTACAGGGACGGGCCCATGTTGACCCAACAGGTAGCCCATGACACCGGGTAAAAAATTACCTTACCTCATACATATAGGGCCCACAAAGGCCTGAACACCCCTAAATTTCCTAATGGGACACCCGGTACAGACAAAAGGGCCACAACTAGCCAACAAGGCCCGACCGACTAGCAGCACAGCACGCCCTGGTGAAAGCCTAGGCCCAGGCATCGATCCATCTGTACGTACGTCAATACGTGGCTTCGCGTATCACCTTGCCTGTTCGTCTACTCGCCGTTCGGCCGATGCGCTTCATGGCTTGTCGCCTCGTCGCCCTTCACCCCTCGCCTGTTCATCTACTTCGCCAGATCCCCCAATTCGCCCAATCAGTTAAGATATGTTTCATCAGACCTTAATTTTTTTGGAACGAAGACGCACGAAACGTCCCactttaaattaataaagccaTATGGCAGCATCCACACAAGGTTTAAGCTTACAAACCAAACCGACCTCAGTTCAGCGGGCTCAACATCCCGGCAAAGATAAAGCTAAAGGTTCAAACAAGCGAAGAAAGATCATAACATAGTTCGCGACACAACTAAATTAAATGTTGCTCTCGTCATGCACTACTTGATCTGCCCCATAGTCTCGATCATGCGCTCCTCGTCACGCTGCTTCCCCAATGGCGCCCAAACCTGTAAGAAAAGATGACATTTGAAAAGAATCTCAGCGGGGTGAGCAGAAAACTTGTGCTCGCTAGTAATTTTGTTCCTCACGGCCCAAATGGACAAAAGCATCGCCCCTACGCTGCGCCATACCACCCTCGCATTCGCACCCCGCTCTACGGATAACAAGTTAAGAAGATCGACGCTACTTTGCGGGTTCCAATTCTGATTAAAAGTATCTCTGACCGCACTCCACGTAAATCTAGCGAGACAGCATCTGAAGAATACGTGGTTAGCTTCCTCCCCAAGGCCACAGATGGCACATGTCCCATTCGCCGGCCTGTTGCGTTTGGCCACATTATCTGAGGTTGGCAGGCGATTGCGAAACATTTGCCACATAAAAATCTTAATCTTGAGGGGAATGCCAGCCTTCCACAGACCCCTAGCCTTATCAAGCTCATTCCCCTCCGTAAGCTTCTCGTATAAGGATTTGACCGAGAATTTTTGTGAAGCAGTTAGCCTCCACGAGATCTCATCATTATCCTGGCTGAGCGTCCTCCCCTCGAGCTCAGCCACCAATTCGCAGTGTGTGTCTGCCTCTATTTCAATTCCTAAATTCTGCTCTAATTCTTAATTTGTTTGTCTAACCCTAGGAAATTAGGGCTATTCGGTAAGACTAGAAATTTTGACTGTATTAGCTATTGGACTATTTAGCTATTGTAGTGGTTAGTGGATGAGTTGAGAAGAATACTGCAATATTCTAGGAGATTAGGACGGCTGGAAGCACCGGCAAGGCAGCGACATGTCAAGTAAGTTTTATTTTATAGCTATGCAAGTGCAATTCATGTTATGTATGTATACACATGATTCTTAATTTTTTTCCTTTTGTGAAAAAATTAATTATCTAAATAATTACAAATTGCAGGAGAAGCTCAGTTTATGGAAAGGTTTCTAAAAAAGAGGAGAACCATAGTGCAAGATGAAGGCCCGTCACATTGTGATCGACTTTTGAAGCTAGCACTAGTATTTCCTGATGCCACCGCTACAGTTGAGAGATCTTTTTCAGCTATGAGAATTGTGAAGACATATTTGCGAA
It encodes the following:
- the LOC125529110 gene encoding GDSL esterase/lipase At5g55050-like — protein: MATRQHQATGFSQEHCNNNYLPGKNVPRANMPYHGIDMPGSGKPTGRFSNGYNTANFVVTSMGFESSPPPYLLLESSSRLLVLTALAAGVNYASSGAGILDSTNAGGNIPLSRQVRCPLHEDGTGQQQIGCRAA